A genome region from Setaria italica strain Yugu1 chromosome III, Setaria_italica_v2.0, whole genome shotgun sequence includes the following:
- the LOC101754839 gene encoding ATP-dependent zinc metalloprotease FTSH 8, mitochondrial produces the protein MTLASLARALGRSARSSRPRQGFQLGGLGGVRSPPLPPPVHGGEGGGLGLVRGYLTAASAAGLGRPAGGKAVDWRYLLASPQFRRLFSDESKKNYENYYPKGKKEVPKGDGSNKSESKQESTDEGGWNFQETAMKQLQNFLAPLLILGLMLSSMSSGTADQKEISFQEFKNKLLEPGLVDRIVVSNKSVAKVYVRISPQPKSQGQNSDTHISTIDVPGKPAPSRCKYYFNIGSVDSFEEKLEEAQEAMGIDPHDFVPVTYVAEVNWFQEVMRFAPTAFLVGLIYLMGKRMQSGFNIGGGPGKGRGGIFNIGKATVTKMDKNSKNKVFFKDVAGCDEAKQEIMEFVHFLKSPKKYEELGAKIPKGALLVGPPGTGKTLLAKATAGESGVPFLSISGSDFMEMFVGVGPSRVRNLFQEARQCAPSIVFIDEIDAIGRARGRGGFSGSNDERESTLNQLLVEMDGFGTTSGVVVLAGTNRPDILDKALLRPGRFDRQITIDKPDIKGRDQIFRIYLKKLKLDNEPSFYSQRLAALTPGFAGADIANVCNEAALIAARNEQTQITMQHFESAIDRIIGGLEKKNKVISKLERRTVAYHESGHAVAGWFLEHAEPLLKVTIVPRGTAALGFAQYVPNENLLMTKEQLFDMTCMTLGGRAAEQVLIGKISTGAQNDLEKVTKMTYAQVAVYGFSEKVGLLSFPQRDDGFEMTKPYSNQTASIIDDEVREWVGKAYKKTVELITEHKEQVAQIAELLLEKEVLHQDDLTRVLGERPFKATEPTNYDLFKQGFQDDDDKSQAPAKNAELPDDDASPSLGEVVPT, from the exons aTGACGCTCGCCTcgctcgcccgcgccctcgGACGGTCCGCGCGCTCCTCCCGGCCGCGTCAG GGTTTCCAGCTCGGGGGCCTCGGCGGGGtccggtcgccgccgctgccgccgccggtacatggcggggagggcggcgggttAGGATTGGTCCGGGGGTACCTgaccgcggcgtcggcggcgggtcTTGGGAGGCCCGCCGGGGGCAAGGCTGTGGATTGGAGATACCTCCTCGCCAGCCCGCAGTTCCGGCGGCTCTTCTCTGATGAGTCCAAGAAGA ATTACGAGAACTACTACCCGAAGGGTAAGAAGGAGGTGCCCAAAGGTGACGGGAGTAACAAGTCCGAATCGAAGC AGGAATCAACAGACGAGGGAGGATGGAATTTCCAGGAGACTGCTATGAAACAGCTGCAGAATTTCCTTGCACCTCTATTGATTCTTGGCCTGATGCTCTCATCCATGTCATCTGGCACAGCGGACCAGAAGGAG ATAAGCTTCCAAGAGTTCAAGAACAAGTTACTAGAACCTGGTTTAGTTGATCGCATTGTCGTTTCAAATAAATCAGTGGCAAAGGTTTATGTCAGGATTTCACCACAGCCAAAGAGCCAAGGTCAAAATAGTGATACCCATATTTCTACCATTGATGTTCCAGGCAAACCTGCTCCCAGTAGATGCAAGTATTACTTCAATATTGGTAGTGTTGATTCCTTTGAAGAGAAGTTAGAGGAAGCCCAGGAAGCGATGGGAATAGATCCACATGATTTTGTCCCAGTAACTTATGTTGCTGAAGTAAATTGGTTCCAGGAAGTTATGAGGTTTGCCCCAACAGCGTTTCTTGTTGGACTGATATATTTGATGGGGAAAAGGATGCAGAGTGGTTTCAATATTGGAGGTGGTCCTGGGAAGGGAAGAGGTGGTATTTTCAACATTGGAAAAGCTACTGTGACAAAGATGGACAAAAATTCCAAAAATAAG GTGTTTTTTAAGGATGTAGCCGGTTGTGATGAAGCTAAACAAGAAATAATGGAGTTTGTGCATTTCCTTAAAAGCCCCAAGAAGTATGAAGAGCTGGGAGCTAAAATACCCAAAGGTGCTCTGCTTGTAGGCCCTCCTGGTACAGGGAAGACTCTGCTTGCCAAAGCTACTGCAGGAGAATCTGGTGTGCCCTTTTTGTCTATTTCTGGTTCAGATTTCATGGAAATGTTTGTTGGTGTTGGACCATCCAGAGTACGGAACTTGTTCCAAGAAGCTCGACAGTGTGCACCTAGTATTGTATTTATTGATGAAATCGATGCTATTGGTCGCGCAAGAGGACGTGGAGGTTTTTCGGGGTCAAATGATGAACGTGAGAGTACTTTGAACCAGCTGCTTGTAGAGATGGATGGATTTGGAACAACTTCTGGTGTTGTTGTTCTCGCTGGTACAAATAGACCTGATATCCTGGATAAGGCATTATTAAGGCCAGGAAGGTTTGATCGCCAGATAACAATTGACAAGCCAGATATAAAGGGCCGTGATCAAATATTCCGCATCTATCTTAAAAAGCTTAAGCTGGACAATGAACCATCATTTTATTCCCAAAGGCTAGCTGCTTTGACACCTGGGTTTGCTGGAGCTGACATTGCCAATGTTTGTAATGAAGCTGCTTTAATTGCTGCAAGAAACGAGCAAACTCAGATCACAATGCAGCATTTTGAGTCTGCAATTGATAGGATTATTGGTGGTttggagaagaaaaataag GTCATTAGCAAACTGGAGCGGCGCACTGTTGCTTACCATGAATCTGGACATGCTGTTGCTGGATGGTTCTTGGAGCATGCAGAGCCTCTTCTAAAAGTTACGATTGTTCCTCGTGGAACAGCTGCTTTAGGCTTTGCACAGTATGTCCCGAATGAAAATCTTTTAATGACAAAAGAACAGCTTTTTGATATGACATGCATGACATTAGGTGGCCGTGCTGCAGAACAG GTTTTGATTGGCAAAATCTCAACTGGTGCTCAGAATGACCTGGAGAAGGTTACCAAAATGACATATGCACAGGTTGCCGTGTATGGTTTTAGTGAAAAGGTTGGGCTTCTATCCTTCCCTCAGAGGGATGATGGCTTCGAAATGACCAAACCTTACAGCAACCAAACAGCATCCATAATCGATGATGAGGTCAGGGAATGGGTTGGCAAGGCCTATAAGAAAACAGTTGAACTTATAACGGAGCACAAGGAGCAAGTAGCCCAAATTGCAGAATTGCTGCTCGAGAAGGAAGTCCTCCACCAGGATGATCTGACCAGGGTGCTAGGAGAACGGCCTTTCAAGGCAACGGAGCCAACCAACTATGACCTCTTTAAGCAGGGGTTCcaggatgatgatgataagagccaagcgccagcaaagaACGCCGAGTTGCCTGATGATGATGCATCTCCCTCGCTTGGCGAGGTTGTACCCACGTAG
- the LOC101755241 gene encoding probable glucuronosyltransferase Os01g0926700, translated as MKMRSVLAIAILATTTAAVLFLGSEAQEVKKDHRTYRISGSAGDVLEDDPVGRLKVYVYDLPAKYNTKLVEDDPRCLTHMFATEVFVHRSLLSSAVRTLDPEEADWFYAPVYTTCDLTASGHPMPFDSPRMMRAAIRLISRRWPYWNRTEGADHFFVTPHDFGACFHFKEAKAVARGILPVLRRATLVQTFGQSGHACMKEEGGGSITVPPYAPPGRMEARLLPPGTPRSVFAYFRGLFYDAGNDPGGGYYARGARAAVWENFRSSPLFDISAERPATYYEDMQRAVFCLCPLGWAPWSPRLVEAVVFGCIPVVIADGIVLPFADAIPWAEIGVFVAEEDVPRLDTILTSIPPEEVLRKQRFLASPAVKRAVQFPQPSQPGDAFHQILNGLARKLPHGEGVFLSPGQTVLNWTDGPPGDLKPW; from the exons ATGAAGATGAGGTCGGTCTTGGCCATCGCCATTCTTGCCACCACCACTGCAGCAGTGCTCTTCCTTGGGTCTGAGGCGCAGGAGGTGAAGAAGGACCACCGTACATATAGGATCTCAG GCAGCGCCGGCGATGTTCTGGAGGACGACCCCGTCGGCCGGCTCAAGGTCTACGTCTACGACCTCCCGGCCAAGTACAACACGAAGCTGGTGGAGGACGACCCGCGTTGCCTGACGCACATGTTCGCCACGGAGGTGTTCGTGCACCGGTCCCTCCTCTCCAGCGCCGTGCGCACCCTGGACCCCGAGGAAGCCGACTGGTTCTACGCACCCGTGTACACCACCTGCGACCTCACCGCCTCGGGCCACCCGATGCCCTTCGACTCCCCGCGCATGATGCGCGCCGCCATCCGCCTCATCTCCCGGCGCTGGCCGTACTGGAACCGCACCGAGGGCGCCGACCACTTCTTCGTCACGCCCCACGACTTCGGCGCCTGCTTCCACTTCAAGGAGGCCAAGGCCGTGGCGCGCGGGATCCTCCCGGTGCTCCGGCGCGCCACGCTGGTCCAGACGTTCGGGCAGAGCGGCCACGCGTGCAtgaaggaggagggcggcggctcCATCACCGTCCCGCCGTacgcgccgccggggaggatggAGGCGCGGCTGCTTCCCCCCGGCACGCCGCGCTCCGTGTTCGCCTACTTCCGGGGCCTCTTCTACGACGCCGGCAACGACCCCGGGGGTGGGTACTACGCGCGGGGCGCCCGCGCGGCGGTGTGGGAGAACTTCCGGAGCAGCCCGCTGTTCGACATCTCGGCGGAGCGACCCGCGACGTACTACGAGGACATGCAGCGGGCGGTGTTCTGCCTGTGCCCGCTGGGGTGGGCGCCGTGGAGCCCGCGGCTGGTGGAGGCCGTGGTGTTCGGGTGCATCCCCGTGGTCATCGCCGACGGCATCGTGCTGCCCTTCGCCGACGCCATCCCGTGGGCGGAGATCGGGGTGTTCGTCGCCGAGGAGGACGTCCCGAGGCTCGACACCATCCTCACGTCCATCCCGCCGGAGGAGGTGCTCAGGAAGCAGCGGTTCCTGGCGAGCCCCGCCGTGAAGCGGGCGGTGCAGTTCCCGCAGCCGTCGCAGCCAGGGGACGCGTTCCACCAGATACTCAACGGGCTCGCGCGCAAGCTCCCGCACGGGGAGGGTGTCTTCTTGAGCCCCGGGCAGACGGTCCTCAACTGGACGGATGGCCCGCCGGGGGACCTCAAGCCGTGGTAG
- the LOC101755650 gene encoding putative laccase-11: MAGGRRLRCLSPACLFLAVAVALLAMPGLAAARTRRYTFNVTMATVTRLCATRSIPTVNGRFPGPKIVVREGDRLIVQVHNNINNNVTFHWHGVRQVRSGWADGPSFITQCPIRPGQSYAYNFRIIGQRGTLWWHAHFSWLRATLYGPLVILPPLGVPYPFPKPDREVPLMLGEWFNADPEAVIRQALQTGGGPNVSDAYTFNGLPGPTYNACSAGDTFRLRVRPGRTYMLRLVNAALNDELFFAVANHTLTVVGADASYVKPFTAATLVISPGQTMDVLLTAAAATPPSPAYAIAVAPYTNTVGTFDNTTAVAALEYAPQAALRGLPLPALPLYNDTGAVANFSANFRSLASAQYPARVPRTVDRKFFFAVGLGADPCPSRVNGTCQGPNGTRFAASMNNVSFTMPKTSLLQAHYQRRYSGVLTANFPAMPPMTFNYTGTPPNNTFVTHGTRVVPLRYNTTVEVVLQDTSILGAESHPLHLHGYDFYVVGTGFGNYDANNDTAKYNLVDPVQRNTISVPTAGWVAIRFVADNPGVWIMHCHLDVHLSWGLAMAWLVNDGPLPNQKLPPPPSDIPKC; this comes from the exons ATGGCCGGCGGTCGCCGTCTCCGGTGCCTCTCCCCTGCGTGCCTCTTtctcgccgtggccgtggccctCCTCGCCATGCcggggctcgccgccgcccgcacccgccgctACACGTTCAAT GTGACGATGGCAACGGTGACGCGGCTGTGCGCGACGAGGAGCATCCCCACGGTGAACGGGCGGTTCCCGGGGCCCAAGATCGTCGTGCGCGAGGGCGACCGCCTCATCGTCCAGGTCcacaacaacatcaacaacaacgTCACGTTCCACTG GCATGGCGTCCGGCAGGTGCGCAGCGGGTGGGCGGACGGGCCGTCCTTCATCACGCAGTGCCCGATCCGGCCGGGGCAGAGCTACGCCTACAACTTCCGGATCATTGGGCAGCGCGGCACGCTGTGGTGGCACGCGCACTTCTCCTGGCTCCGCGCCACGCTCTACGGCCCGCTCGTCATCCTCCCGCCGCTCGGCGTCCCCTACCCGTTCCCAAAGCCCGACCGGGAGGTGCCCCTCATGCTCGGCGAGTGGTTCAACGCCGACCCGGAGGCGGTGATCAGGCAGGCGCTGCAGACCGGCGGGGGCCCCAACGTCTCCGACGCCTACACCTTCAACGGCCTGCCGGGACCGACCTACAACGCCTGCTCGGCCGGCGACACGTTCAGGCTGCGGGTGCGTCCCGGGCGCACCTACATGCTGCGGCTCGTCAACGCGGCGCTCAACGACGAGCTCTTCTTCGCGGTGGCCAACCACACGCTCACGGTGGTCGGGGCGGACGCCAGCTACGTCAAGCCGTTCACGGCCGCCACGCTGGTCATCTCCCCGGGGCAGACCATGGACGTTCTCctcaccgcggccgccgccaccccgccctCGCCCGCCTACGCCATCGCCGTCGCGCCATACACCAACACCGTCGGCACGTTCGACAacaccaccgccgtcgccgcgctcgaGTACGCGCCGCAGGCCGCGCTCCGGGGCCTCCCGCTGCCGGCGCTCCCGCTCTACAACGACACGGGCGCCGTGGCCAACTTCTCGGCCAACTTCCGGAGCCTCGCGAGCGCGCAGTACCCCGCGCGCGTGCCGCGGACGGTGGACCGCAAGTTCTTCTTCGCCGTCGGGCTCGGCGCCGACCCGTGCCCGAGCCGGGTCAACGGGACGTGCCAGGGGCCCAATGGCACCAGGTTCGCCGCGTCCATGAACAACGTGTCCTTCACCATGCCCAAGACTTCCCTCCTCCAGGCGCACTACCAGCGCCGGTACAGCGGCGTGCTCACGGCCAACTTCCCGGCGATGCCGCCGATGACGTTCAACTACACGGGCACGCCGCCGAACAACACGTTCGTGACACACGGCACCCGGGTGGTGCCGCTCAGGTACAACACCACCGTGGAGGTGGTGCTGCAGGACACCAGCATCCTGGGCGCCGAGAGCCACCCGCTGCACCTGCACGGCTACGACTTCTACGTCGTCGGCACGGGGTTCGGGAACTACGACGCCAACAACGACACCGCCAAGTACAACCTCGTCGACCCGGTGCAGCGGAACACCATCAGCGTGCCCACCGCCGGATGGGTCGCCATCCGCTTCGTCGCCGACAACCCCG GTGTCTGGATCATGCATTGCCACTTGGACGTCCACTTGAGCTGGGGTCTGGCAATGGCGTGGCTCGTCAACGACGGGCCGCTGCCGAACCAGAAGCTaccgcctccgccgtcggaTATCCCCAAGTGCTGA